One window of Mus caroli chromosome 11, CAROLI_EIJ_v1.1, whole genome shotgun sequence genomic DNA carries:
- the Meioc gene encoding meiosis-specific coiled-coil domain-containing protein MEIOC isoform X1, producing MEVSGGDTCRPRHPQGLREGAEPKVAAAAAAFRGSANRCWNLSVDTSNRLSDVFNSMMLTGSAPFYDCYKSQNEDNVDLRQTCTPLSSSTEYASSIDSSLFYAPWSTYGDDIKQPPSSQISVKNRIQTERNDYGSETDLYGLVSNILEEQDKSQPYFAEGTCSSNLKSVWPMNTSRFVDHHDLLTETKRPIDTSISQQAFYSGESVSAVEKQYLHNSTLTPQQKIDELYHGYTGLDLEEQWLYLSRSDHSNCYNIQTNDTVKATFQEYPFVKNCFTPQTGLSDIMKESGIDTYAYGREKICTKGLETPLQHKRAEIFLSQFNRYNENADYCRYPEYAHPNKAKLNKCSNFSVQDGKKLANGTPETPTVEADAYTKLFQVKPANQKKMEETIPDQQNFAFPKTTPHLTEKQFAKEAAFTADFGLKSEYGLKPHTACPTNNDFANVSEKQQFAKPDPLNSEYFKSVNLFSNSATSSGGISLNRPTWMNVQTKNNLPIPYRNQGNLMKLNSHLSAASKGSNHSSDFPQLSSTNLTSNSNLFQKYCQENPSAFSSFDFSYNGAERIQSVNHMEGLTKTGEDNLFESVTEKKIKQPNGFCDSYSASQYGIIENVNKHNFQAKPQSGHYDPEDIPKHFDGLPQNTYQDLLESQGHFNSHRQGSGDNNINSRVNRTQASCFSNNYMMGDLRHNQGFQQLGSNGFPLRSTHPFGHSVVPLLDSYDLFSYDDLSHLYPYFNDMMYGDNSFSGFVPTFGFQRPIKTRSGPASELHIRLEECYEQWRALEKERKKTELALAKNYPGKKVSSTNNTPIPRLTSNPSRVDRLIVDELREQARVVTLLGKMERLRSSPLHANISTALDRHLESIHIVQSRRKDEIVNASNRQRQGVPRCQDDRDVFALATAIKEMCVATRKARTTLWCALQMTLPKTASTAGQADMEKAFQDLVNCEEKVHESINSSNSMNQRGETSKH from the exons ATGGAGGTGAGCGGCGGAGACACCTGCCGGCCCCGTCACCCCCAAGGCCTGAGGGAGGGAGCTGAG CCGAAGGTGGCGGCGGCCGCGGCGGCGTTCCGTGGAAGCGCGAATCGGTGCTGGAACCTCAGCGTCGACACCAGCAATAGATTATCCGACGTCTTCAACAGCATGATGCTGACCGGCTCGGCGCCCTTCTATGATTGCTACAAGTCGCAG aatGAAGACAATGTAGACCTAAGGCAGACCTGCACTCCACTCTCCTCATCAACAGAGTATGCAAGTTCTATAGACTCCTCACTCTTCTATGCACCATGGTCTACTTACGGAGACGATATTAAACAACCTCCCAGTTCTCAGATCAGTGTAAAGAACAG GATTCAGACCGAAAGAAATGACTATGGCAGTGAAACAGACTTATATGGACTCGTGTCTAACATTTTGGAAGAACAGGATAAGTCACAGCCATATTTTGCTGAAGG GACCTGCTCCTCCAATTTAAAGTCAGTTTGGCCAATGAACACAAGCAGATTTGTAGATCACCATGACCTCTTAACAGAAACCAAAAGGCCAATAGATACATCTATCTCTCAGCAAGCGTTTTATAGTGGTGAATCTGTGTCAGCAGTGGAAAAGCAATACTTGCATAATAGTACTCTCACACCACAGCAAAAAATAGATGAACTTTATCATGGATATACTGGTTTAGACCTTGAAGAACAATGGTTGTACCTTTCAAGAAGTGATCATTCTAACTGTTACAATATTCAGACAAATGATACAGTTAAGGCAACTTTCCAAGAATATCCATTTGTCAAAAACTGCTTTACACCACAGACTGGCCTGTCTGATATCATGAAAGAATCAGGAATTGATACTTATGCCtatggaagagagaaaatatgtaCTAAAGGTCTTGAAACACCATTACAGCATAAAAGGGCAGAGATATTTCTTTCCCAATTTAATAGATATAATGAAAATGCAGATTATTGTAGATATCCAGAATATGCTCATCCTAATAAGGCAAAGCTTAACAAATGTTCAAATTTTAGTGTCCAAGATGGTAAAAAGTTAGCCAATGGCACACCTGAGACACCAACTGTGGAAGCAGATGCCTATACGAAGTTATTTCAAGTTAAACCagcaaatcagaaaaaaatggaggagaCAATACCTGACCAGCAGAATTTTGCATTTCCAAAAACAACACCACATCTGACAGAAAAACAGTTTGCAAAGGAAGCAGCATTCACTGCTGATTTTGGCTTAAAATCAGAATATGGACTAAAGCCTCACACAGCTTGTCCAACTAATAATGATTTTGCTAATGTCTCTGAAAAGCAACAGTTTGCTAAGCCTGACCCCCTAAACTCTGAATATTTTAAATCAGTGAATTTATTCTCAAATTCAGCAACATCTTCAGGAGGTATCAGTTTAAACAGACCAACTTGGATGAATgttcaaacaaaaaataaccttCCTATTCCTTATCGAAATCAAGGTAACTTGATGAAATTGAATAGTCATTTAAGTGCAGCTTCAAAAGGTTCTAACCACTCTTCAGATTTTCCCCAACTTTCATCTACAAATTTAACCTCAAATAGCAACTTATTTCAGAAGTATTGCCAAGAAAACCCTTCAGCATTTTCTAGTTTTGATTTTAGTTACAATGGTGCAGAAAGAATTCAATCTGTGAATCACATGGAAGGACTAACAAAAACTGGAGAAGACAATCTCTTTGAATCggttacagagaaaaaaataaagcagccAAATGGATTTTGTGATAGCTATTCAGCTTCACAGTATGGGATaatagaaaatgtaaacaaacataattttcaaGCCAAGCCCCAGAGTGGGCATTATGATCCTGAGGACATTCCAAAGCATTTTGATGGCTTACCTCAAAATACATATCAAGATCTGTTAGAGTCACAGGGTCATTTTAATAGCCACAGACAAGGAAGTGGAGACAACAATATTAATAGCCGTGTGAATCGCACACAGGCCTCATGCTTTTCTAATAATTATATGATGGGAGATTTACGACATAATCAGGGTTTTCAACAACTTGGTTCAAATGGGTTTCCCCTAAGATCTACCCACCCATTTGGCCACTCAGTTGTTCCACTGTTGGATTCCTatgatttgttttcttatgaTGACTTAAGCCATTTATATCCTTATTTTAATGACATGATGTATGGTGAtaattccttttctggttttgtgccaACTTTTGGATTTCAAAGACCAATTAAAACCCGTAGTGGACCAGCTAGTGAGCTTCATATTCGTCTAGAAGAGTGCTATGAACAATGGCGAGCattggaaaaggagagaaaaaag ACTGAATTAGCCCTTGCCAAGAATTATCCAGGAAAAAAAGTATCCAGTACTAATAATACTCCAATTCCAAGACTGACTTCCAACCCATCTAGAGTTGATCGGTTAATTGTGGATGAACTTCGAGAACAAGCCAGA GTTGTGACTTTACTGGGCAAAATGGAACGTCTTCGAAGCTCTCCCCTTCATGCTAATATCTCTACTGCTCTTGATAGACACTTGGAGTCAATTCACATTGTACAGTCACGTAGAAAGGATGAAATTGTTAATGCTTCAAATCGGCAAAGACAAGGAGTGCCTAGGTGCCAAGATGACAGAG atgtgTTTGCCCTTGCTACAGCAATTAAAGAGATGTGTGTAGCTACTCGAAAAGCACGCACTACCCTATGGTGTGCACTGCAGATGACCTTGCCCAAAACAGCAAGTACAGCGGGCCAAGCTGACATGGAAAAGGCTTTCCAAGATCTAGTAAACTGTGAAGAGAAAGTCCATGAAAGCATAAATAGTAGCAATTCAATGAACCAGAGAGGTGAAACAAGTAAACATTAA
- the Meioc gene encoding meiosis-specific coiled-coil domain-containing protein MEIOC isoform X2, which yields MEPKVAAAAAAFRGSANRCWNLSVDTSNRLSDVFNSMMLTGSAPFYDCYKSQNEDNVDLRQTCTPLSSSTEYASSIDSSLFYAPWSTYGDDIKQPPSSQISVKNRIQTERNDYGSETDLYGLVSNILEEQDKSQPYFAEGTCSSNLKSVWPMNTSRFVDHHDLLTETKRPIDTSISQQAFYSGESVSAVEKQYLHNSTLTPQQKIDELYHGYTGLDLEEQWLYLSRSDHSNCYNIQTNDTVKATFQEYPFVKNCFTPQTGLSDIMKESGIDTYAYGREKICTKGLETPLQHKRAEIFLSQFNRYNENADYCRYPEYAHPNKAKLNKCSNFSVQDGKKLANGTPETPTVEADAYTKLFQVKPANQKKMEETIPDQQNFAFPKTTPHLTEKQFAKEAAFTADFGLKSEYGLKPHTACPTNNDFANVSEKQQFAKPDPLNSEYFKSVNLFSNSATSSGGISLNRPTWMNVQTKNNLPIPYRNQGNLMKLNSHLSAASKGSNHSSDFPQLSSTNLTSNSNLFQKYCQENPSAFSSFDFSYNGAERIQSVNHMEGLTKTGEDNLFESVTEKKIKQPNGFCDSYSASQYGIIENVNKHNFQAKPQSGHYDPEDIPKHFDGLPQNTYQDLLESQGHFNSHRQGSGDNNINSRVNRTQASCFSNNYMMGDLRHNQGFQQLGSNGFPLRSTHPFGHSVVPLLDSYDLFSYDDLSHLYPYFNDMMYGDNSFSGFVPTFGFQRPIKTRSGPASELHIRLEECYEQWRALEKERKKTELALAKNYPGKKVSSTNNTPIPRLTSNPSRVDRLIVDELREQARVVTLLGKMERLRSSPLHANISTALDRHLESIHIVQSRRKDEIVNASNRQRQGVPRCQDDRDVFALATAIKEMCVATRKARTTLWCALQMTLPKTASTAGQADMEKAFQDLVNCEEKVHESINSSNSMNQRGETSKH from the exons ATGGAG CCGAAGGTGGCGGCGGCCGCGGCGGCGTTCCGTGGAAGCGCGAATCGGTGCTGGAACCTCAGCGTCGACACCAGCAATAGATTATCCGACGTCTTCAACAGCATGATGCTGACCGGCTCGGCGCCCTTCTATGATTGCTACAAGTCGCAG aatGAAGACAATGTAGACCTAAGGCAGACCTGCACTCCACTCTCCTCATCAACAGAGTATGCAAGTTCTATAGACTCCTCACTCTTCTATGCACCATGGTCTACTTACGGAGACGATATTAAACAACCTCCCAGTTCTCAGATCAGTGTAAAGAACAG GATTCAGACCGAAAGAAATGACTATGGCAGTGAAACAGACTTATATGGACTCGTGTCTAACATTTTGGAAGAACAGGATAAGTCACAGCCATATTTTGCTGAAGG GACCTGCTCCTCCAATTTAAAGTCAGTTTGGCCAATGAACACAAGCAGATTTGTAGATCACCATGACCTCTTAACAGAAACCAAAAGGCCAATAGATACATCTATCTCTCAGCAAGCGTTTTATAGTGGTGAATCTGTGTCAGCAGTGGAAAAGCAATACTTGCATAATAGTACTCTCACACCACAGCAAAAAATAGATGAACTTTATCATGGATATACTGGTTTAGACCTTGAAGAACAATGGTTGTACCTTTCAAGAAGTGATCATTCTAACTGTTACAATATTCAGACAAATGATACAGTTAAGGCAACTTTCCAAGAATATCCATTTGTCAAAAACTGCTTTACACCACAGACTGGCCTGTCTGATATCATGAAAGAATCAGGAATTGATACTTATGCCtatggaagagagaaaatatgtaCTAAAGGTCTTGAAACACCATTACAGCATAAAAGGGCAGAGATATTTCTTTCCCAATTTAATAGATATAATGAAAATGCAGATTATTGTAGATATCCAGAATATGCTCATCCTAATAAGGCAAAGCTTAACAAATGTTCAAATTTTAGTGTCCAAGATGGTAAAAAGTTAGCCAATGGCACACCTGAGACACCAACTGTGGAAGCAGATGCCTATACGAAGTTATTTCAAGTTAAACCagcaaatcagaaaaaaatggaggagaCAATACCTGACCAGCAGAATTTTGCATTTCCAAAAACAACACCACATCTGACAGAAAAACAGTTTGCAAAGGAAGCAGCATTCACTGCTGATTTTGGCTTAAAATCAGAATATGGACTAAAGCCTCACACAGCTTGTCCAACTAATAATGATTTTGCTAATGTCTCTGAAAAGCAACAGTTTGCTAAGCCTGACCCCCTAAACTCTGAATATTTTAAATCAGTGAATTTATTCTCAAATTCAGCAACATCTTCAGGAGGTATCAGTTTAAACAGACCAACTTGGATGAATgttcaaacaaaaaataaccttCCTATTCCTTATCGAAATCAAGGTAACTTGATGAAATTGAATAGTCATTTAAGTGCAGCTTCAAAAGGTTCTAACCACTCTTCAGATTTTCCCCAACTTTCATCTACAAATTTAACCTCAAATAGCAACTTATTTCAGAAGTATTGCCAAGAAAACCCTTCAGCATTTTCTAGTTTTGATTTTAGTTACAATGGTGCAGAAAGAATTCAATCTGTGAATCACATGGAAGGACTAACAAAAACTGGAGAAGACAATCTCTTTGAATCggttacagagaaaaaaataaagcagccAAATGGATTTTGTGATAGCTATTCAGCTTCACAGTATGGGATaatagaaaatgtaaacaaacataattttcaaGCCAAGCCCCAGAGTGGGCATTATGATCCTGAGGACATTCCAAAGCATTTTGATGGCTTACCTCAAAATACATATCAAGATCTGTTAGAGTCACAGGGTCATTTTAATAGCCACAGACAAGGAAGTGGAGACAACAATATTAATAGCCGTGTGAATCGCACACAGGCCTCATGCTTTTCTAATAATTATATGATGGGAGATTTACGACATAATCAGGGTTTTCAACAACTTGGTTCAAATGGGTTTCCCCTAAGATCTACCCACCCATTTGGCCACTCAGTTGTTCCACTGTTGGATTCCTatgatttgttttcttatgaTGACTTAAGCCATTTATATCCTTATTTTAATGACATGATGTATGGTGAtaattccttttctggttttgtgccaACTTTTGGATTTCAAAGACCAATTAAAACCCGTAGTGGACCAGCTAGTGAGCTTCATATTCGTCTAGAAGAGTGCTATGAACAATGGCGAGCattggaaaaggagagaaaaaag ACTGAATTAGCCCTTGCCAAGAATTATCCAGGAAAAAAAGTATCCAGTACTAATAATACTCCAATTCCAAGACTGACTTCCAACCCATCTAGAGTTGATCGGTTAATTGTGGATGAACTTCGAGAACAAGCCAGA GTTGTGACTTTACTGGGCAAAATGGAACGTCTTCGAAGCTCTCCCCTTCATGCTAATATCTCTACTGCTCTTGATAGACACTTGGAGTCAATTCACATTGTACAGTCACGTAGAAAGGATGAAATTGTTAATGCTTCAAATCGGCAAAGACAAGGAGTGCCTAGGTGCCAAGATGACAGAG atgtgTTTGCCCTTGCTACAGCAATTAAAGAGATGTGTGTAGCTACTCGAAAAGCACGCACTACCCTATGGTGTGCACTGCAGATGACCTTGCCCAAAACAGCAAGTACAGCGGGCCAAGCTGACATGGAAAAGGCTTTCCAAGATCTAGTAAACTGTGAAGAGAAAGTCCATGAAAGCATAAATAGTAGCAATTCAATGAACCAGAGAGGTGAAACAAGTAAACATTAA
- the Meioc gene encoding meiosis-specific coiled-coil domain-containing protein MEIOC isoform X3, translated as MMLTGSAPFYDCYKSQNEDNVDLRQTCTPLSSSTEYASSIDSSLFYAPWSTYGDDIKQPPSSQISVKNRIQTERNDYGSETDLYGLVSNILEEQDKSQPYFAEGTCSSNLKSVWPMNTSRFVDHHDLLTETKRPIDTSISQQAFYSGESVSAVEKQYLHNSTLTPQQKIDELYHGYTGLDLEEQWLYLSRSDHSNCYNIQTNDTVKATFQEYPFVKNCFTPQTGLSDIMKESGIDTYAYGREKICTKGLETPLQHKRAEIFLSQFNRYNENADYCRYPEYAHPNKAKLNKCSNFSVQDGKKLANGTPETPTVEADAYTKLFQVKPANQKKMEETIPDQQNFAFPKTTPHLTEKQFAKEAAFTADFGLKSEYGLKPHTACPTNNDFANVSEKQQFAKPDPLNSEYFKSVNLFSNSATSSGGISLNRPTWMNVQTKNNLPIPYRNQGNLMKLNSHLSAASKGSNHSSDFPQLSSTNLTSNSNLFQKYCQENPSAFSSFDFSYNGAERIQSVNHMEGLTKTGEDNLFESVTEKKIKQPNGFCDSYSASQYGIIENVNKHNFQAKPQSGHYDPEDIPKHFDGLPQNTYQDLLESQGHFNSHRQGSGDNNINSRVNRTQASCFSNNYMMGDLRHNQGFQQLGSNGFPLRSTHPFGHSVVPLLDSYDLFSYDDLSHLYPYFNDMMYGDNSFSGFVPTFGFQRPIKTRSGPASELHIRLEECYEQWRALEKERKKTELALAKNYPGKKVSSTNNTPIPRLTSNPSRVDRLIVDELREQARVVTLLGKMERLRSSPLHANISTALDRHLESIHIVQSRRKDEIVNASNRQRQGVPRCQDDRDVFALATAIKEMCVATRKARTTLWCALQMTLPKTASTAGQADMEKAFQDLVNCEEKVHESINSSNSMNQRGETSKH; from the exons ATGATGCTGACCGGCTCGGCGCCCTTCTATGATTGCTACAAGTCGCAG aatGAAGACAATGTAGACCTAAGGCAGACCTGCACTCCACTCTCCTCATCAACAGAGTATGCAAGTTCTATAGACTCCTCACTCTTCTATGCACCATGGTCTACTTACGGAGACGATATTAAACAACCTCCCAGTTCTCAGATCAGTGTAAAGAACAG GATTCAGACCGAAAGAAATGACTATGGCAGTGAAACAGACTTATATGGACTCGTGTCTAACATTTTGGAAGAACAGGATAAGTCACAGCCATATTTTGCTGAAGG GACCTGCTCCTCCAATTTAAAGTCAGTTTGGCCAATGAACACAAGCAGATTTGTAGATCACCATGACCTCTTAACAGAAACCAAAAGGCCAATAGATACATCTATCTCTCAGCAAGCGTTTTATAGTGGTGAATCTGTGTCAGCAGTGGAAAAGCAATACTTGCATAATAGTACTCTCACACCACAGCAAAAAATAGATGAACTTTATCATGGATATACTGGTTTAGACCTTGAAGAACAATGGTTGTACCTTTCAAGAAGTGATCATTCTAACTGTTACAATATTCAGACAAATGATACAGTTAAGGCAACTTTCCAAGAATATCCATTTGTCAAAAACTGCTTTACACCACAGACTGGCCTGTCTGATATCATGAAAGAATCAGGAATTGATACTTATGCCtatggaagagagaaaatatgtaCTAAAGGTCTTGAAACACCATTACAGCATAAAAGGGCAGAGATATTTCTTTCCCAATTTAATAGATATAATGAAAATGCAGATTATTGTAGATATCCAGAATATGCTCATCCTAATAAGGCAAAGCTTAACAAATGTTCAAATTTTAGTGTCCAAGATGGTAAAAAGTTAGCCAATGGCACACCTGAGACACCAACTGTGGAAGCAGATGCCTATACGAAGTTATTTCAAGTTAAACCagcaaatcagaaaaaaatggaggagaCAATACCTGACCAGCAGAATTTTGCATTTCCAAAAACAACACCACATCTGACAGAAAAACAGTTTGCAAAGGAAGCAGCATTCACTGCTGATTTTGGCTTAAAATCAGAATATGGACTAAAGCCTCACACAGCTTGTCCAACTAATAATGATTTTGCTAATGTCTCTGAAAAGCAACAGTTTGCTAAGCCTGACCCCCTAAACTCTGAATATTTTAAATCAGTGAATTTATTCTCAAATTCAGCAACATCTTCAGGAGGTATCAGTTTAAACAGACCAACTTGGATGAATgttcaaacaaaaaataaccttCCTATTCCTTATCGAAATCAAGGTAACTTGATGAAATTGAATAGTCATTTAAGTGCAGCTTCAAAAGGTTCTAACCACTCTTCAGATTTTCCCCAACTTTCATCTACAAATTTAACCTCAAATAGCAACTTATTTCAGAAGTATTGCCAAGAAAACCCTTCAGCATTTTCTAGTTTTGATTTTAGTTACAATGGTGCAGAAAGAATTCAATCTGTGAATCACATGGAAGGACTAACAAAAACTGGAGAAGACAATCTCTTTGAATCggttacagagaaaaaaataaagcagccAAATGGATTTTGTGATAGCTATTCAGCTTCACAGTATGGGATaatagaaaatgtaaacaaacataattttcaaGCCAAGCCCCAGAGTGGGCATTATGATCCTGAGGACATTCCAAAGCATTTTGATGGCTTACCTCAAAATACATATCAAGATCTGTTAGAGTCACAGGGTCATTTTAATAGCCACAGACAAGGAAGTGGAGACAACAATATTAATAGCCGTGTGAATCGCACACAGGCCTCATGCTTTTCTAATAATTATATGATGGGAGATTTACGACATAATCAGGGTTTTCAACAACTTGGTTCAAATGGGTTTCCCCTAAGATCTACCCACCCATTTGGCCACTCAGTTGTTCCACTGTTGGATTCCTatgatttgttttcttatgaTGACTTAAGCCATTTATATCCTTATTTTAATGACATGATGTATGGTGAtaattccttttctggttttgtgccaACTTTTGGATTTCAAAGACCAATTAAAACCCGTAGTGGACCAGCTAGTGAGCTTCATATTCGTCTAGAAGAGTGCTATGAACAATGGCGAGCattggaaaaggagagaaaaaag ACTGAATTAGCCCTTGCCAAGAATTATCCAGGAAAAAAAGTATCCAGTACTAATAATACTCCAATTCCAAGACTGACTTCCAACCCATCTAGAGTTGATCGGTTAATTGTGGATGAACTTCGAGAACAAGCCAGA GTTGTGACTTTACTGGGCAAAATGGAACGTCTTCGAAGCTCTCCCCTTCATGCTAATATCTCTACTGCTCTTGATAGACACTTGGAGTCAATTCACATTGTACAGTCACGTAGAAAGGATGAAATTGTTAATGCTTCAAATCGGCAAAGACAAGGAGTGCCTAGGTGCCAAGATGACAGAG atgtgTTTGCCCTTGCTACAGCAATTAAAGAGATGTGTGTAGCTACTCGAAAAGCACGCACTACCCTATGGTGTGCACTGCAGATGACCTTGCCCAAAACAGCAAGTACAGCGGGCCAAGCTGACATGGAAAAGGCTTTCCAAGATCTAGTAAACTGTGAAGAGAAAGTCCATGAAAGCATAAATAGTAGCAATTCAATGAACCAGAGAGGTGAAACAAGTAAACATTAA